GACTTCCTGCGTACGCAGTGGCTGGGGCTGCCGCAGGACCCGCTGACCTACGCCCGCTTCGGTCTGGTCGCGGCGCAGCCGGTCACCCTCCTGAGCCGCCGCTTCCAGGACGAGAAGGCCCGCGCCCTGATGGCCGGGCTCGCGGCGCACGCCAACGCCCCGCTCGGCGGCTTCGGGACCTCCGGCATGGCCCTGATGTTCGCGCTCGCCGCACATGCCAAGGGCTGGCCGGTGGCGCGCGGCGGCTCCCAGGCCATCTCCGACGCGCTCGCCGGTCTGCTGCGCGCCCACGGCGGCGCGGTGCACACCGACTTCGAGGTCAAACGCCTCGACGACCTGCCGCCGGCCCGCGCCTACGTCTTCGACACCGCACCGACCGCGCTCGCCCGGATCGCGGGCCTGGGCAACGCCTACCGCGACGTGAAGTACGGCCCCAGCGTCTTCAAGGTCGACTACGCCCTCTCGGGCCCGGTGCCGTGGACGGCCGAGGAGGCCCGCCGCGCCGGCACCGTCCACATCGGCCCCACCAGCGGCGAGATCTCCGCCGCGCTGAACGCCGCCACCGAGGGCCGGGCGCCCTCCGTCCCCTTCCTGATCACCGCTCAGCCCAGTCTGATCGACCCCACCCGCGCCCCCGAGGGCAAGCACACCTTCTGGGCGTACGGCCATGTCCCCCACGGCTGGGAAGGCGACGCCACCGACGTCGTCGAGCGGCAGATCGAGCGCTTCGCCCCCGGCTTCCGCGACCTCGTCCTGGCCCGTGCGGTCGCCGGCCCACCCCAACTCGCCGCCCGCAACGCGAATTACGTCGGCGGCGACACCGCCACCGGCTCCGCGGCCGGCCTGCGGCTGCTGATCCGCCCCAAGCTCGCCCGCGTCCCCTACGAAACCGCCCACCCCGCCGTCTTCCTCTGCTCCCAGGCCACCCCGCCCGGCCCCGGCGTCCACGGCATGTCCGGCCACTACGCCGCCAAGCGGGTCTGGCGCCGCCTGCGCGCGCACCGCCGCTGAATCCAGGTGGCCATGGTGTCCGACCCTCCCTACGCTCGGACACCATGAGCACTTCCCTCACCTTCGTCCAGGGCGACATCACCGAACAGACCGTGGACGCCGTGGTCAACGCCGCCAACTCCTCGCTGCTCGGCGGCGGGGGTGTGGACGGCGCGATCCACCGGCGCGGCGGCCCGGAGATCCTGGCCGAGTGCCGCGCGCTGCGCGACTCCCGCTACGGCCGTGGTCTGCCCACCGGTCAGGCCGTCGCCACCACCGCCGGCCGACTGCCCGCCCGCTGGGTGATTCACACCGTGGGCCCCGTCCACTCCGACAGCGAGGACCGCAGCGATCTGCTCGCCTCCTGCTACCGCGAGGCGCTGCGGGTGGCCGACGAACTGGGCGCACGGACCGTCGCCCTTCCGGCCATTTCCACCGGCGTCTACCGCTGGCCCGTGGACGACGCCGCCCGGATCGCCGTCGAGACGGTGCGCGACGCGGACACCGCCGTCGAAGAGGTGCGCTTCGTCCTCTTCGACGACCGCGCGTATGCGGCATTCGCCGCGCAGGGCGACTGACCGCGGACCGTATGGGCCGACCGACGGCTACCGCGCAAAGGGAGGTGCGAGGCCATGGACGGACGCTGGCTCGCCCGCCTGTCACTGGCGGCGGGGACGGTGGCGGTGCTGGTGCTGCTGCTGTTCGCCGGGCTGCGGAGCGTCGTCCTGGTGGGCGCGGGCGCGGCCGGTCTGGCCGTCACCGCGGCCGGCGTGTGGTGGGTGCTCGCGCACCGGGGCGTGGTGCGGGCGCTCGCTCTCGTACTGGTCGTGGTGGCGCCGCTCGCCGTCCTCGTGCTCTATGTCGCCGCCGGGCTGCTTTGGGTGGTGCTGGTCTCGCTCGGGCTGTGGGCGCTGGCCGTCTCCGCGGGCCGGGCCGCGCTGGTGGGGGAGACCGGCCCGGCGGCCCCGAGGGAGGCGCCGGCCGGCCGCCCCGCCCGCCCCTTCCTGATCATGAATCCGCGCTCGGGCGGCGGGAAGGTCGGGAGGTTCCAGCTGGTGCACAAGGCCGAGGAGCTGGGCGCCGAGGTCGTGGTGCTGGACCCCGCGCACCCGCAGGACGTGGCCGCCCTGGCCCGCCGTGCCGTCGACGAGGGCGCGGACCTGCTCGGCGTGGCCGGCGGCGACGGCACCCAGGCGCTGGTCGCGGGCGTGGCGGCGGAGCGCGGTATCCCGTTCCTGGTGATCTCCGCGGGAACCCGCAACCACTTCGCCCTGGACCTCGGCCTCGACCGCGAGGACCCCTCGACCTGCCTGGAGGCCCTGACCGACGGCGTCGAGCTGCGGGTCGACCTCGGCTACGTCGGCGACCGCGTCTTCGTCAACAACGCCTCCTTCGGGGCCTATGCCGCGGTGGTGCAGAGCCCGGCGTACCGCGACGACAAGGCCCGTACGATCCTCGACCTGCTGCCGGACCTGCTGACCCGGCACAGCGGCCCGCGGCTGGCCGTCCGGGCCGGCACCACGGCCCTCGACGGGCCGCAGGCCGTACTGGTGAGCAACAACCCGTACCGCATGGGGGACCCGGCGGGCCTGGGACGCCGGGAGCGGCTGGACTCCGGCCTCCTGGGCGTACTGGGCGTGCACGTCGACAACGCGGCGCAGGCCGCCTGGATGCTGCGCGGCCGCCGCGGCCCCGGGCTGACCTCGCTCACCGCCACGGAAGTGGTCATCGACGCCGACGCGCCCGCCGTCCAGGCGGGCGTCGACGGCGAGGCCCTGACCCTGCCCACCCCGGTCCGCTGCCGGATCGCACCCGGCGCCCTGCGCGTACGGGTGCCCCGCCACCGCCCCGGCGTGCCGCAGAGCGCACCGACGATGAACTGGCGCCGGGTGCGCCGGCTGGCCGTGCGGATGGGGCGGGCGGCACGGGGGCGCGCCGCCGGCTGAGCGCGGCCCGCCCGGTCCTGCCGAAGCTCCTACGGCGGAGCGAAGCACATCGGCCGGAGAAAGCAGGCAGCATGACCCTCAGCTGAAACAGGGGAAGGGGAACCGAAAATGACGGAGCTCTACCCGGCCATCGAGCCGTACGCCACCGGGCTGCTGGACGTCGGCGACGACAACCGCGTGTACTGGGAGGTCTGCGGCAACCCCGAAGGGAAGCCCGCGCTGGTCGTCCACGGTGGACCGGGGTCGGGATGCAGCACGGGCAAGCGGCAGTACTTCGCCCCGGACCGCTACCGCATCGTCCTCTTCGACCAGCGCGGCTGTGGACGCAGCACCCCGCACGCCAGTGACCCGGCCACCGACATGCGGCACAACACCACCGGCCATCTGCTCGCCGACATGGAGCAGTTGCGGGAGCACCTGGGCATCGACCGCTGGCTGCTGTTCGGCGGATCGTGGGGCTCGACACTGATCCTGGCGTACGCGCAGCGGCACCCGGAGCGGGTGTCGGAGATCGTCATTACCGGTGTCACCATGACCCGGCGTTCGGAGATCGACTGGCTCTACCGGGGCGCCGGCCGGTTCTTCCCGGAGGCGTGGGAACGCTTCCTCGCCGGTGCTCCGGGAGTGGGGCCGGACGGCGACATCGTCGGGGCGTACGCCCGTCTGATGGCGGACCCCGACCCCGCGGTGCGCGAGCGGGCCACCGCCGACTGGTGCGATTGGGAGGACGCGGTGCTCTCCCTGGAGTCGTACGGCGCTCCACGCCCTTACGGGGGCCGCCCCTCGGACGCCCGGGTGGCCCTGGTCCGGATCTGCTCGCACTACTTCTCGCACGGCGCCTGGCTGGAGGAGGGCGCCCTGCTGCGGGACGCCGGGCGGCTGGCGGACATCCCGGGGGTGCTCATCCAGGGCCGCCAGGACATGGGAGGACCGCCGCACACCGCCTGGGAGCTGGCCCGCGCCTGGCCCGCCGCCCGGCTGACCGTCATCCCCGACGCGGGGCACAAGGGGAGCGAGGCGATGCGTGGGGCGGTGATCGGCGCGCTCGACCGGTTCGCCGGGAAGTGAGGGCCGAGGGGGCGGGCCGGGGGGTCTGCGGGGCGGCGGCCCGGCGACTTGCGCCGCCCCTGGTAGCCCGACGTTGATGTCGGATTCTCGCCAGCCGGACGGCGCCGACTGAGCAATCCTGAAGGCATGCACACCGACACCGAGCGCTGTCTGCGCGCCGTGCAGTCCAAGGATGCCCGCTTCGACGGCTGGTTCTACACCGCCGTGCTCACGACCCGTATCTACTGCCGCCCCAGCTGCCCCGTGGTGCCGCCCAAGCCGGAGAACATGCGGTTCTACCCGAGCGCGGCCGCCGCCCAGCAGGCCGGGTTCCGGGCCTGCAAGCGGTGCCGCCCCGACGCCAGTCCGGGCTCTCCCGAGTGGAACGCGCGCGCCGACCTCGTCGCCCGCGCCATGCGGCTGATCGCCGACGGCATCGTCGACCGTGAGGGTGTCCCCGGCCTCGCGGCCCGGCTCGGCTACAGCACCCGGCAGACGGAGCGCCAGCTGCTGGCGGAGCTGGGCGCCGGGCCGCTCGCCCTGGCCCGCGCCCAGCGGGCCCAGACCGCCCGCCTCCTGGTGGAGACCACGGCACTGCCGATGGCCGATATCGCCTTCGCCGCCGGTTTCGCCAGCATCCGCACCTTCAACGAGACGGTACGGGAGGTCTTCGCGCTGTCCCCGACGGAGCTGCGGCGGCGCGCCAGGCCGGGGCTCCGTGCGGCGGTGCCCGGCGCGCTCGCGCTGCGGCTGCCCTTCCGGCAGCCGCTGAACCCCGACAACCTCTTCGGGCACCTCGCCGCCACCGCGGTTCCCGGTGTCGAGGAGTGGCGGGACGGCGCCTACCGCCGGACCCTGAACCTCCCCTACGGGCACGGCATCGTCGCCCTCGCGCCCCGCCCCGACCACATCGACTGCCGCCTCTCCCTCACCGATCTGCGCGATCTGGCGGGCGCCATCGCCCGCTGCCGCCGGATGCTCGACCTCGACGCGGACCCGGAGGCCGTCGACGGGCTGCTCCGCGAGGACCCGCTGCTGGCGCCGCTCGTCGACAAGGCACCGGGACGACGGGTCCCGCGGACGGTCGACGCCGAGGAATTCGCGGTCCGCGCCGTCCTCGGCCAGCAGGTGTCCACCGCGGCGGCCCGCACCCACGCCGGACGGCTGGTGCGTGCGCACGGCGAACCCGTCGACGACCCCGACGGCGGTCTCAGCCACCTCTTCCCGACATCCGCCGCGCTCGCCGAGCTGGACCCCGACGCGCTGGCGATGCCCCGCACCCGCCGCGCCACCCTCACCGGCGTCATCGCCGCCCTCGGCTCCGGCGCGCTGCAACTGGGCGTCGGCAGCGACCGCGACGAGGCCCGCGAACGGCTCGCGGCGCTGCCGGGCATCGGACCCTGGACCGTCGAATGCATCGCCATGCGCGCACTGGGCGACCCGGACGCCTTCACACCGACCGACCTCGGGCTGCGCCGTGCGGCCGCCGGGCTCGGTCTGCCGCACACCCCGGCCGCCCTCACCGGGCACTCCGCGCGCTGGCGCCCCTGGCGCGCCTACGCCGTCCAGTACCTCTGGGCGACCGACGACCACGCCATCAACCACCTCCCGACGAACTGAGGCCGCAGCCATGACGGTTCACCCACCCGCACCCGACGCGCCCCGCACCCACACCGTCCTGGACGGCACCCCGGTGGGGCCGCTCACCCTGGTCGCCGCCGGCCAGACCCTCACCGGCCTGTACATGACCGACCAGCGCCACCGCCCGCCCCAGGAGACCTTCGGCGCTCCGGGGGACCCCGGCGACTCGCCGTTCGCCGCGGCCATCGCCCAGCTCCGGGCCTATTTCCGTGGTGAGTTGACCACCTTCGACCTGCCGCTCGCACTGCACGGCACGCCCTTCCAGCGCCGGGTCTGGGCGGCGCTGGGCACCATCCCGTACGGCGAGACCCTGTCGTACGGGCAGCTCGCCGAACGGCTCGGTGTCCCGACGGCGGCCCGCGCGGTCGGCCTGGCCAACGGGCGCAACCCGGTCGGCATCATCGTCCCCTGCCACCGCGTCGTCGGCGCCAACGGCAGTCTCACCGGCTACGGGGGCGGGCTCGACCGCAAGCGCCGCCTGCTCGCCTTCGAGCGGACGGCGGACGGGCTGTTCCCGGCGGAGGCGTGCGGGTGACCGGGGCGCGCCGGGTGCCCGCTCGCCGCTCATGGGTGGCGAGCGGGCACCGGTGTCATGCGCTGCGGTCTTTGAGGCTGGGGTCCGTGAAGGGGCGGTCCGTGAAGGGCCCTTCGGCCCGGAAGACCAGCTGCGAGAAGCGTTCGCCGATGCGGCGGTGGGTGGCGGCATCCGGGTGGAGCCCGTCGGGCAGCGGCAGTTCGGCGGCGTCGGCCTCGCCGTAGAGATCACGGCCGTCGAGGTAGTGCAGGTTCGGGTCCTCGGCCGCCCGCTGCCGTACGATCCGGGCCAGCTCGTCCCGGATGACGCGCAGGGTCAGTTTGCCGTGGGCACGCTCCGCGGGGTCGCCGGTGGCCCGGAACCGCAGTTGCCCGCTGCTGAGGGCGCTGACGTCAGGGGCGCTGGGGCCGGGGGTGTCCTCGTGGATGGGGCACAGGAGGGGCGAGACGACCAGCAGCGGGGTGGCGGGGTGGCCTTCGCGGATGGTGTCGAGGAAGCCGTGGACGGCAGGGACGAAGGCGCGCAGGCGCATCAGATCGACGTTCACCACATTTATGCCGATCTTGAGGCTGATGAGATCGGCGGGGGTGTCCCGCAGGGCACGGGCGGTGAACGGGTCGAGCAGGGCGCCGCCGCCCATGCCCAGGTTGATCAGTTCCACACCGGCGCGGGTGGCGGCGAGTGCGGGCCAAGTGGTGGTGGGACTGGCGGCGTCGGAGCCGTGACTGATCGAACTGCCGTGATGCAGCCAGACTTTGCGGCCCCGGTCCGGCGCGGGCTCGACGGGGGCGTCGGTGCGCAGGGCGACGAGTTCGGTGGTCTCGTTGTGCGGCAGCCAGATCTCTATGGTCTTGACGCCCTCGGGCAGGCCGGAGAACCGGAGGGTACCGGGCCGTCCTGGCTGCTGCTCGGCGGTTCCGGCGGCCATGTCGATGGTCAGGGTGTTGCCGCCGCTCACGCCTGCCCGGCCGGCCGGCCGGCCGTCGACCAGCAGGTCGTACACGCCGTCCGGGCGGGCCGGGAGACCCACGTAGACCCGCTTGGTGGGCAGCGCGTCCAGTTCGATGGCGGTGGCCCGGGTCCGGAAGACCAGCCGCACGCCGGAGGGCTGGGATTCCGCCATGGCGAGCTGCCCGTCCGTGTACTGGGCGCGGGCCCGGGCGGGCAGCCGGTGCGGCAGCACCCCGTGTGCGGTGTGTTCCAGATCGAGGGCGCCGCGCAGGAGGTCCGCGGTGAGGGGCGTGGTGATCCAGTGGTGTTCGGTGTGCATCGTCCCAGCCTGGTGATCGAGATGCCGAAGTGTGCGTTCAGATGTGGTGATGCGCTGTCGGGCCTACGGGCCTACGGGCCTGGGGCCTACGGGCTGATGCGGTGACGGCCGTGACGGCGGTGCCCGCAGGTCTCAGGGGCCGGGCCAGTTCCGCAGGAGCGCGTCGAGGCGGTCCAGGACCCACGTCCAGGTCTCCTGTGAGTCGGGAGCGCTGTGGCTGAAGCCGCCAGCCGCCTCCAGGCTGATGTAGCCGTGGAAGACGCTGCCCAGCAGCCGGACGGCGTGCGTCTGGTCCGGCTCCGTCAGGTCGTAGCCGCGCAGGATCGCCCGCGTCATCTCTGCGTGTCTGGGCCCCGCGCTCGCCGCCGCCGTCTCCGGATCGAGCCGGAGACGCGCCGCGGTGTAGCGGCCGGGGTGTTCCCGGGCGTAGTCGCGGTAGACGTTGGCGAAGGCGGCCAGGGCGTCCTTGCCGGCCCGGCCGGCCAGGGCGGTGGCGACCCGGTCGGCAAGCTCCTCCAGCGCGAGCAGGGCGATCCCGGTCTTGAGGTCCTGGGAATTCTTGAGGTGCGAGTACAGACTCGCGGCCTTGACGTCGAACTGTCGCGCCAGCGCCGAGACGGTCACCTGATCGAAGCCGACCGCATCCGCCAGCTCCGCACCCGCCTGGACCAGGCGTTCCGTGGTCAGTCCCGCGCGTGCCATGGCCTCCCCTTCAGTTGGCTACAGTGATTATGCATTTACCTATAGGTTGTAGGCAACCCGCCAACTGGACGCCCTCACGTTGCACACGCCTCGCACTCCGCACGCCTCGCGCCTCCACACACCGGACCGCCCCCCGGACTAGCGCTTGAGGAACTCCTCCATGTAGCGGCCGAATTCCTCGCTGCCCACGGATGACGCCTGCGCCCACGACTCGAAGTCGAGCGACGTGGGGAAGTCGGACGTCGCAGCGATCCGCACCGAACGCTTGATGTCGGCGTTGAGACTCTTGCCGCGCTGCGCGTACCGAGCGGCCAACTCCGTGGCCTTCGCCTCGGGATCCTCGGCCAGCAGATTGGCCAGGCCCCGTCGCACGGCGTCCTCGGCCTTGATGATGTCGCCCGACAGCAGCGCCGCGGTGGCATGGGCGGGCCCCATGCGTTCGGTCAGCAGGAAGGAACAACCACCCCCGGGATGCAGGCCGATGTCGGCAAACGTCGGCCCGAAGGCGGCGCGCGGACCGGCGATGACGAGGTCGCAGGAAAGGGCGATATTGAGCCCGGCGCCCACGGCCGCGCCCTGGACGGCAGCGATCGTGGGGATGGTGAGTTCACGCAGGCCGAGGAAGGAGGCGTAGACCGATTTCAGATGCGCCCGGAGTTCGTGCACCGGCCTGGTGATGTCGCCGAACATGCTCTCCAGGTTCGCTCCGGCACAGAAGGCCGGGCCGGCCCCGGCGACGATCAGGGCGCGAGCGTCCGCGTCGGCTGCGACGGCGGCGATGGCGGACGCGAGTTCACCGAGCAGGTCGAGATCGAGGGCGTTGCGGCGTTCGGGCGCGTTGAGGCGGATGGTGCGGAGCGGGCCGTCACTTTCGAGCAGGACAAGGTCTGAGGTCATGGGGCTCAGACTAAAACGGTGCCTTAAGGTCCTCGTCATGGTGCACAGAATCGAGCCCGCGGCAGAACCTCCGGTGACGCTCACCAGCCCGTACGAGCTCCTGACCGGCTACCTCGACTTCTACCGGGACGCCGTGCTGCGCAAGTTGCAGGGCATGTCCGACGAAGAGCTGAGAAGCAGCCGGCTGCCCACCGGCTGGGCCCCGCTGGCCTTGCTCAAGCACCTGGCCTGCGTGGAACTGCGCTGGCTGCAATGGGGGTTCAGCGGCCAGGATGTCGAAAATCCCTGGGGTGAATTTCACGAAAGGCCCGGACCGTGGCACGTGGACTCCGGCGAATCCTTCGCGGACGTCAAGGAGTTCTTCCAGGAACAGTGCGCCCGGTCCCGCGCCATTGTCGCCGCGGCACGGCTGGAGGACCGGGCCGCCACCCTCGGTGGACGCGTTCTGGCCGAGGAAGACCGGCCCACCCTGATCTGGATCCTCTTCCACCTGCTGCAGGAGTACGCACGACACGCAGGGCACCTCGACATCGCACGGGAATTGGCGGACGGAGCCACCGGCGAATAGGCCGGCGGAAGTGCCCCCGCGAACTCCGGACCGGCCGGGAGCGTCCGCTGCCCGATCGGGAGGTCGCGGGGCCGGGTCAGCCCATATCGGCCAGGGTGAGGTCGCCGACCACGCCCCGTACCTCGTCCACCAGCTCCGCCGCGGCCTCCAGCGAGCGCTTCAACTCCCTTCCCCCGTGCCCGATGCCGCCGAGCAGGACGGAGGCCCGGTCTCCGAAGCCGGGCGGTGTCTCCGGCATCGCCGAGGCCGCCGCGAGCGCGCCCTTCTCATTGAGGCACCAGCGGCGGTGATGGGCGTGCAGCGCCTGGACGAGGTAGCCGACGGCCCGGGACAGACACAGGGTCACGTGCAGCACGTCCCGGGCCGCGGACGACTTGCCCGCCATCGCCACCGAGAACCCCGCGTCCCAGACCCCGTCACGCGTCAGGGCCTTGCGCAGGGCCTCGGGATAGCTCCGGGTCTCCTGCCGGAGGCGGTCCAGCTCCCCGCCGGTATCGGCGAGCACCCGGCCCAGCGCCACCTCGCCCGGGTAGGCGGGGGACCAGAAGCCGAGGGGGTGACCGGCCTGGACCCCGATCTCGAAGCGGCCCTCACGGCACTCGTCCCACACCCGCCGCACCCGGTCGACATCCCGCAGGATCCAGTCCACCTGCCTCCCGTCGGGCAGCACCAGCCAGGCCCCGCCGTTGACCCATGCGCCCCAGGACCCCGGTCCGTACACCTCGACGGGGCCGCCGGTCGCCTCCGCGGCCAGCGCCTCCAGCGCCGCCAGATCCGGCGCGCCCCGGTAGTAGACGCCCAGATCCCAGTCGGAGTCCGGTCGGTGGGCGCCCCGTGCCCGGCTTCCCCCGAGCATCACTCCGACAACTCCCGGCACCTGCGCGACCTTCGCGGCAATGTCATCCATCCCGCCACGCTAAACGAGGCACCCCAGCCGCTGCCCGTATTTATCCCGGCGTACCGTCAGCCCCGGCCGGCAGCACGCCGTCCTCCAGTTCCGCCGGGCCGCCGCCGTCCGCGAGGGTTTTCAGGGCGGCGCCGAGGCGCAGGGCCATCCCGCGGTTGACCAGGGTCTGGGCCTCGTCCCAGTGGACCATGCGCCAGGACAGCAGCTCGTCCTCCTGGACACGGATCGCGGACAGCTGCGCGGCGTCCAGCACGCCGCCGTCGTAGAGGTAGAACACCAGCGGCGGCCGGTCCGTGCTGCGTACCCAGTCGACGGCGAGCAGCGGGCCCGGCTTGACGTCCAGGCCGATCTCCTCGGCGGTCTCACGGCGGGCCGCCTGCCGGGGCGACTCGCCGTGGTCCGACTCGACGGTGCCGCCCGGCAGGATCCAGGTGTCGCGGTAGTTGGGCTCCACGAGCAGAATGCGGCCCTCCGCGTCGCGGAAGAGGACGCCCGCGCCCGCGAGCACGCGGGGCAGACCGGCGAGGTAGGTGGCGTAGTCCATGGTGGTCACGGCGCGAGCCTAGACGGAACGGGTCCGGGGCCGGGCCGCTCCCGGAGATCTTCGCGGCGCACCCCGGGGGCGCTCGGCTGCACCGCGAACCGAAGTGCCCTGGTCGCCGGACCCCTCGCCGGATAAGGTCACAGCGGCGCGACTGCCCGTACGAAAAGCAAGGGGAAACACGGTGGCGGACGCAGCAAGGACTTCTTCGGCACAGGTGCTGATCGCCGCGGACAAATTCAAGGGCTCGCTCACGGCCGTCGAGGTCGCCGAGCATGTCACGGCCGGTCTGCGGCGTGTGATTCCCGGGCTGGACGTGGCGGCCGTGCCGGTCGCGGACGGCGGCGACGGAACTGTCGCCGCGGCACTCGCGGCCGGCTTCACCCGCCACGAGGCACGGGTCACCGGCCCGACCGGTGCGCCCGTGACGGCCACCTTCGCGCTGCGCGTGGGGTCATCCCCAGCGGGCGCCGGGGGAGGCACCGCGGTGGTGGAAATGGCGGAGGCCTCCGGGCTCCAGCACCTCCCTGCGGGTGTCTTCGCGCCTTTGACGGCGACCACGTACGGCACCGGCGAACTGCTGCGCGCGGCCCTCGACGCGGGCGCGACCTCGATCGTCTTCGGTGTCGGCGGCAGCGCCACGACCGACGGCGGCGCCGGCATGCTGGCGGCGCTGGGCGCCCGGTTCCTGGATGCGGACGGCGAGCCGGTCGCCCCCGGCGGCGGCCCGCTGCGCGACCTGGCCACGGCCGACCTGTCGGGGCTGGACCCCCGGCTGGCGAAGACCGGCATCGTGCTGGCCAGCGACGTCGACAACCCGCTCACGGGCCCCAAGGGCGCCCCGGCGGTCTACGGTCCGCAGAAGGGCGCGAGCGAGGAGGACGTGGCCACGCTGGACGCCGCGCTGGCGCACTACGCCGAGGTGCTGGGGCGT
This portion of the Streptomyces sp. 2114.4 genome encodes:
- a CDS encoding diacylglycerol kinase family protein; the encoded protein is MDGRWLARLSLAAGTVAVLVLLLFAGLRSVVLVGAGAAGLAVTAAGVWWVLAHRGVVRALALVLVVVAPLAVLVLYVAAGLLWVVLVSLGLWALAVSAGRAALVGETGPAAPREAPAGRPARPFLIMNPRSGGGKVGRFQLVHKAEELGAEVVVLDPAHPQDVAALARRAVDEGADLLGVAGGDGTQALVAGVAAERGIPFLVISAGTRNHFALDLGLDREDPSTCLEALTDGVELRVDLGYVGDRVFVNNASFGAYAAVVQSPAYRDDKARTILDLLPDLLTRHSGPRLAVRAGTTALDGPQAVLVSNNPYRMGDPAGLGRRERLDSGLLGVLGVHVDNAAQAAWMLRGRRGPGLTSLTATEVVIDADAPAVQAGVDGEALTLPTPVRCRIAPGALRVRVPRHRPGVPQSAPTMNWRRVRRLAVRMGRAARGRAAG
- the pip gene encoding prolyl aminopeptidase yields the protein MTELYPAIEPYATGLLDVGDDNRVYWEVCGNPEGKPALVVHGGPGSGCSTGKRQYFAPDRYRIVLFDQRGCGRSTPHASDPATDMRHNTTGHLLADMEQLREHLGIDRWLLFGGSWGSTLILAYAQRHPERVSEIVITGVTMTRRSEIDWLYRGAGRFFPEAWERFLAGAPGVGPDGDIVGAYARLMADPDPAVRERATADWCDWEDAVLSLESYGAPRPYGGRPSDARVALVRICSHYFSHGAWLEEGALLRDAGRLADIPGVLIQGRQDMGGPPHTAWELARAWPAARLTVIPDAGHKGSEAMRGAVIGALDRFAGK
- a CDS encoding TetR/AcrR family transcriptional regulator, producing MARAGLTTERLVQAGAELADAVGFDQVTVSALARQFDVKAASLYSHLKNSQDLKTGIALLALEELADRVATALAGRAGKDALAAFANVYRDYAREHPGRYTAARLRLDPETAAASAGPRHAEMTRAILRGYDLTEPDQTHAVRLLGSVFHGYISLEAAGGFSHSAPDSQETWTWVLDRLDALLRNWPGP
- a CDS encoding GDSL-type esterase/lipase family protein, which produces MHTEHHWITTPLTADLLRGALDLEHTAHGVLPHRLPARARAQYTDGQLAMAESQPSGVRLVFRTRATAIELDALPTKRVYVGLPARPDGVYDLLVDGRPAGRAGVSGGNTLTIDMAAGTAEQQPGRPGTLRFSGLPEGVKTIEIWLPHNETTELVALRTDAPVEPAPDRGRKVWLHHGSSISHGSDAASPTTTWPALAATRAGVELINLGMGGGALLDPFTARALRDTPADLISLKIGINVVNVDLMRLRAFVPAVHGFLDTIREGHPATPLLVVSPLLCPIHEDTPGPSAPDVSALSSGQLRFRATGDPAERAHGKLTLRVIRDELARIVRQRAAEDPNLHYLDGRDLYGEADAAELPLPDGLHPDAATHRRIGERFSQLVFRAEGPFTDRPFTDPSLKDRSA
- a CDS encoding DNA-3-methyladenine glycosylase 2, with product MHTDTERCLRAVQSKDARFDGWFYTAVLTTRIYCRPSCPVVPPKPENMRFYPSAAAAQQAGFRACKRCRPDASPGSPEWNARADLVARAMRLIADGIVDREGVPGLAARLGYSTRQTERQLLAELGAGPLALARAQRAQTARLLVETTALPMADIAFAAGFASIRTFNETVREVFALSPTELRRRARPGLRAAVPGALALRLPFRQPLNPDNLFGHLAATAVPGVEEWRDGAYRRTLNLPYGHGIVALAPRPDHIDCRLSLTDLRDLAGAIARCRRMLDLDADPEAVDGLLREDPLLAPLVDKAPGRRVPRTVDAEEFAVRAVLGQQVSTAAARTHAGRLVRAHGEPVDDPDGGLSHLFPTSAALAELDPDALAMPRTRRATLTGVIAALGSGALQLGVGSDRDEARERLAALPGIGPWTVECIAMRALGDPDAFTPTDLGLRRAAAGLGLPHTPAALTGHSARWRPWRAYAVQYLWATDDHAINHLPTN
- a CDS encoding enoyl-CoA hydratase, with protein sequence MTSDLVLLESDGPLRTIRLNAPERRNALDLDLLGELASAIAAVAADADARALIVAGAGPAFCAGANLESMFGDITRPVHELRAHLKSVYASFLGLRELTIPTIAAVQGAAVGAGLNIALSCDLVIAGPRAAFGPTFADIGLHPGGGCSFLLTERMGPAHATAALLSGDIIKAEDAVRRGLANLLAEDPEAKATELAARYAQRGKSLNADIKRSVRIAATSDFPTSLDFESWAQASSVGSEEFGRYMEEFLKR
- a CDS encoding O-acetyl-ADP-ribose deacetylase — encoded protein: MSTSLTFVQGDITEQTVDAVVNAANSSLLGGGGVDGAIHRRGGPEILAECRALRDSRYGRGLPTGQAVATTAGRLPARWVIHTVGPVHSDSEDRSDLLASCYREALRVADELGARTVALPAISTGVYRWPVDDAARIAVETVRDADTAVEEVRFVLFDDRAYAAFAAQGD
- a CDS encoding NAD(P)/FAD-dependent oxidoreductase; its protein translation is MPRMLDAVVIGAGPNGLTAAVELARRGMSVEVFEARDTIGGGARTEELTLPGFRHDPCSAVHPTGAGSPAFRTMPLDRYGLEWLHADLPMAHPFPDGTAAVLAHSVGETAMSFGPRDAGAYRRLVEPFTGKWESMAHDFLRTQWLGLPQDPLTYARFGLVAAQPVTLLSRRFQDEKARALMAGLAAHANAPLGGFGTSGMALMFALAAHAKGWPVARGGSQAISDALAGLLRAHGGAVHTDFEVKRLDDLPPARAYVFDTAPTALARIAGLGNAYRDVKYGPSVFKVDYALSGPVPWTAEEARRAGTVHIGPTSGEISAALNAATEGRAPSVPFLITAQPSLIDPTRAPEGKHTFWAYGHVPHGWEGDATDVVERQIERFAPGFRDLVLARAVAGPPQLAARNANYVGGDTATGSAAGLRLLIRPKLARVPYETAHPAVFLCSQATPPGPGVHGMSGHYAAKRVWRRLRAHRR
- a CDS encoding methylated-DNA--[protein]-cysteine S-methyltransferase, giving the protein MTVHPPAPDAPRTHTVLDGTPVGPLTLVAAGQTLTGLYMTDQRHRPPQETFGAPGDPGDSPFAAAIAQLRAYFRGELTTFDLPLALHGTPFQRRVWAALGTIPYGETLSYGQLAERLGVPTAARAVGLANGRNPVGIIVPCHRVVGANGSLTGYGGGLDRKRRLLAFERTADGLFPAEACG
- a CDS encoding DinB family protein encodes the protein MVHRIEPAAEPPVTLTSPYELLTGYLDFYRDAVLRKLQGMSDEELRSSRLPTGWAPLALLKHLACVELRWLQWGFSGQDVENPWGEFHERPGPWHVDSGESFADVKEFFQEQCARSRAIVAAARLEDRAATLGGRVLAEEDRPTLIWILFHLLQEYARHAGHLDIARELADGATGE